The genomic interval TCGCAAATGATGCTGAAATAGGTTTTTAAAACAATTCGAGGAGGAACTCGATGAAAGAATTACGCCGCAAGGGATTTGTCACACGCGCCGTGCACGCGGGCGAACGTGCGCTCCAGGGTGACTATACACCGGTTGCCACACCCATTCACCCGACGGTCGGTTTTGTGTACGAAAGCATGGACGATTTGGACGCGATCTTTGCGACGACGCGTGAAGGATACGTCTATCCGCGTTACGGCAGTCCAACCGTCGCCGCATTTGAGCAAGCGATCGCGGAACTCGAAGCCGGCGAAGCGGCGCACGCCTACGCTTCGGGAATGGCGGCGGTTCATGCCGCGTTGTTAGCCGCGGGCGTGCGCGCGGGAACGACCGTGGTCGGCGCGATGGATGTGTACGGCGCGACCTTCACCTTACTGCAACGTCTCTTTTCGCAATTGGGCGCGACCGCGCGATGGGTGGATGTGACCGACCTGGCATCGGTTGAAGCGGCGCTGGCTGAAACGCGTCCTGTTGCGCTGTGGGCGGAAACGATTTCGAATCCCTTGCTCAAAGTGGCTGACATCCCGGCGCTCGCGGATTTGGCGCATCGCTATGGCGCGCAGTGTCTGATCGACAATACGTTCGGCTCGCCGTACTTGTGCAATCCCATCGCGCACGGCGCGGACTATGTCGTGCACAGCGCGACCAAGTACATTGGCGGACATGGCGATGTGATGGCAGGCGTGGTGGTGACGGCGAATAAAAATAAAAGTACGCTGTACGAGTTGAACAAACTCGTCGGCGGAGTGCTCGGTCCGTTCGAGGCGTGGCTGGCATTGCGCGGCGTCAAGACGTTGCCGTTGCGAATGCGCCAGCAGTGCGCGAACGCGGCGCGCATCGCGGAATGGCTCACCCAGCATCCGAAGGTCGCGTGGATTAATTATCCTGGATTGTCGAATCATGCTCAACACGCGTTGGCGCAAAAACTTTTTGGCGCACGCGGCTTTGGCGGAATGGTGTCGTTCGAAATTGTTGGGGCGGATCGCGCCAAGGCATTCCGTTTCATGGAGGCGCTCGAACTATGTCTGCCCGCGACGACGCTGGGCGATATTTACACGCTGGTCTTGCATCCGGCATCGTCGTCGCACCGCGGACTGACACCGGCAGAACGCGCCCAGGTCGGCATCGGCGAGGGCTTGGTGCGAATGTCGGTTGGCATCGAGGATGCCGACGATATTATTGCCGATCTCGCCCAGGCGCTTGACAATGCCGGCATGTAAAATCGTGGGGCAATTTTCCAAAATTGCCAATAAAGGAACTTGCAGATGAAGTACGTTGCTTTACTGGGAGAATTCACGCTGACATCGAAAACACATCGCGCGACGAACGCGGCGACTCAACATTCGTGTGACACGCTCGGCATCGGCGTCGCCGGCGAATGGGTCTCGACCGAGGATATCGCACCTTCTCTTTTCGCGCGCTATTCCGGAATCTGGGTCGCGCCCGGCAGTCCATACAAAAACATGGACAGGGCGCTCTGGGCGATTCAACACGCGCGGGAGAACCGCATCCCTTGCCTGGGCACGTGCGGCGGCTTTCAACACATGATCATCGAGTACGCGCGTAACGCCCTGGGTTTCCAGGACGCGCAACATGCCGAGTACGATCCCTACGCGTCCAATCTGTTCATCTCACGGCTAGAGTGCTCACTAGTTGGACGCGCGATGAAATTGAATTTTGGCGCGGATTCGCATGTGGCGGCGTTCTATGGTGCGCGATCCGCCATCGAAGAGTATTACTGCAACTTTGGCGTGAACCCCGACAAGATGCAATTCTTGACGAGCGGCTCACTGCGCGTCACAGGGTCCGATTCGGAGGGAGCGGTTCGGGTGATCGAGTTGCCGGACCATCCATTTTTTCTGGGCACACTGTTTGTGCCCCAGGCGCGCTCCACGCCCGAGAAACCCCATCCGCTCGTCACCGCGTTTTTGAAAGCGGTTGCTGGTACGGACTAACATTCGCGATGAAAGGGAAATCGCATTCATGGACAAACGCATCAAGTTCATTGATCTGAGTCACACCATCGAGGATGGTCTGGTCACGTACAAGGGGTTGCCCGCGCCGATCATCTGCGATTATTTGAGCCGCGAAAAATCGCGCGCGGTGTACGCGCCGGGGACCGAATTTCAAATCGGCAAAATCGAAATGGTGACGAACACCGGCACGTACGTGGATTGTCCGTTTCACCGGTACGCGGACGGCAAGGATTTATCGCAAATGGGGCTAGAGGCGTTCGCCGACCTCGAAGGCATCGTTGTCCGCGCGGATTATCGTAACTCGTTAGCGGTGGACGCGACGTTCTTCCAAGACAAGGAACTGCGCGGCAAGGCGGTCTTGGTCCACACGGGCTGGGATGTTCATTGGAACACCGACGCGTATTTTCAAAATCATCCCTACGTGACCGAGGATGCGGCGGTGTATTTGCAAACATGCGGCGTCAAACTGGTTGGCATTGATTCGATGAACATTGACAACACGAGCCAGGTCAAGTCCCGCCCCGTTCATTCGATTTTGTTGGCATCGGACATTCTGATCGTCGAGCACTTGTGCAACCTGGGCGAATTGCCCGACGAAGGATTCACATTTAGCGCGGTGCCGCCCAAGTGGAAAGGCGTCGGCACCTTCCCGGTGCGCGCGATGGCGAAACTCAGGTAGCCACTCTAGTCACTCGACTCGACCATCGCGCCCACGATTTTCGTTTGTGGCGCAAATTTGCGATTCACCAAGATCACCCCTGCCAGGATAAGACTCAATCCCAGGATCGCTTCCCATGCAATCGGTTCGCGCAACAACACCGCGCCCCACATCACGCCGAAGATCGGCAACAGATATGTGACCAGCGACGTGCGCGTCGCGCCGGTGTGATTGACGAGCCAGTAGTACAAAATATACGCGACTGCGGTGCCGAGGATTGCCAGCGTGACCAATG from Chloroflexota bacterium carries:
- a CDS encoding aminotransferase class I/II-fold pyridoxal phosphate-dependent enzyme; translation: MKELRRKGFVTRAVHAGERALQGDYTPVATPIHPTVGFVYESMDDLDAIFATTREGYVYPRYGSPTVAAFEQAIAELEAGEAAHAYASGMAAVHAALLAAGVRAGTTVVGAMDVYGATFTLLQRLFSQLGATARWVDVTDLASVEAALAETRPVALWAETISNPLLKVADIPALADLAHRYGAQCLIDNTFGSPYLCNPIAHGADYVVHSATKYIGGHGDVMAGVVVTANKNKSTLYELNKLVGGVLGPFEAWLALRGVKTLPLRMRQQCANAARIAEWLTQHPKVAWINYPGLSNHAQHALAQKLFGARGFGGMVSFEIVGADRAKAFRFMEALELCLPATTLGDIYTLVLHPASSSHRGLTPAERAQVGIGEGLVRMSVGIEDADDIIADLAQALDNAGM
- a CDS encoding CTP synthase, producing the protein MKYVALLGEFTLTSKTHRATNAATQHSCDTLGIGVAGEWVSTEDIAPSLFARYSGIWVAPGSPYKNMDRALWAIQHARENRIPCLGTCGGFQHMIIEYARNALGFQDAQHAEYDPYASNLFISRLECSLVGRAMKLNFGADSHVAAFYGARSAIEEYYCNFGVNPDKMQFLTSGSLRVTGSDSEGAVRVIELPDHPFFLGTLFVPQARSTPEKPHPLVTAFLKAVAGTD
- a CDS encoding cyclase family protein, with protein sequence MDKRIKFIDLSHTIEDGLVTYKGLPAPIICDYLSREKSRAVYAPGTEFQIGKIEMVTNTGTYVDCPFHRYADGKDLSQMGLEAFADLEGIVVRADYRNSLAVDATFFQDKELRGKAVLVHTGWDVHWNTDAYFQNHPYVTEDAAVYLQTCGVKLVGIDSMNIDNTSQVKSRPVHSILLASDILIVEHLCNLGELPDEGFTFSAVPPKWKGVGTFPVRAMAKLR